A single region of the Drosophila miranda strain MSH22 chromosome 2, D.miranda_PacBio2.1, whole genome shotgun sequence genome encodes:
- the LOC108156925 gene encoding dnaJ homolog subfamily B member 12 isoform X1: MEGNKDEAQRCIDLAVQSLAEGKIDKAEKFLLKAEKLYPTENAKKLLARVKSTPGSGSNGKSRPAAAADEKDSGPRKRTNSDSRNTAPDYSNDQLEAVRKIKKCKDYYEVLGVSKTATDSEIKKAYKKLALQLHPDKNKAPGAVEAFKALGNAVGVLTDAEKRKSYDLYGINETSNGHSHNNGGGNHGHGQYYNEYGYSRGFQADISAEELFNMFFNGGFPQQNGYMRQQRRQRQQREDREGNNSSALINLLPILLLVGLSMISSFFISDPMYSLTPSHKYSVKRETNGLKVPYYVKENFYSEYQGSVARLEESVEEDFVNHLKHSCSRERNYRDSMLAKARTFGDRDLYRKAQNINTPSCENLQKFYIWHDGQHDQSTW; this comes from the exons ATGGAAGGGAACAAGGACGAGGCACAGCGGTGCATTGATCTCGCAGTGCAGTCCCTGGCCGAGGGCAAAATCGACAAGGCGGAAAAGTTTCTGCTCAAAGCAGAGAAGCTCTATCCCACGGAGAATGCAAAGA AGCTACTGGCTAGAGTGAAGAGCACACCTGGCAGCGGCAGTAATGGCAAATCGCGACCAGCAGCCGCCGCCGATGAGAAGGACAGTGGACCCAGAAAGCGCACCAATTCGGACTCGCGTAACACCGCACCCGACTACTCCAACGATCAGCTAGAGGCTGTGCGAAAGATCAAAAA ATGCAAAGACTATTACGAGGTCTTGGGCGTCAGCAAGACCGCCACGGATTCGGAGATCAAGAAGGCTTACAAAAAGTTGGCCCTACAATTGCATCCCGACAAGAACAAGGCCCCTGGAGCCGTGGAGGCCTTCAAGGCCCTCGGCAATGCTGTTGGCGTCCTTACCGATGCGGAAAAGCGCAAGAGCTATGATCTTTATGGCATAAACGAGACAAGCAATGGACATAGTCACAACAATGGAGGCGGAAACCATGGACATGGACAGTACTACAATGAATACGGATATTCGCGCGGTTTCCAGGCCGACATCAGTGCGGAAGAGCTGTTCAATATGTTCTTCAATGGCGGTTTTCCACAGCAGAATGGGTATATGCGACAGCAACGGCGCCAACGGCAGCAGCGTGAGGATCGCGAG GGAAACAATTCATCGGCTTTAATCAATTTGTTGCCCATCTTGCTGCTCGTTGGCCTGTCCATGATTTCGTCCTTCTTTATCTCTGATCCTATGTACAGCTTGACGCCCTCGCA TAAATACTCGGTGAAGCGTGAGACGAACGGCCTGAAGGTTCCTTACTATGTGAAGGAGAATTTCTATTCAGAGTATCAGGGATCTGTGGCGCGACTGGAGGAGTCTGTTGAGGAGGACTTTGTCAATCATCTCAAACACTCTTGCAGTCGTGAACGGAATTATC GTGACTCTATGCTGGCCAAGGCGCGTACGTTTGGCGATCGGGACCTGTATCGCAAGGCGCAGAATATCAATACGCCTTCATGCGAGAATCTGCAAAA ATTTTATATATGGCACGACGGTCAACACGATCAGAGTACTTGGTAG
- the LOC108156925 gene encoding dnaJ homolog subfamily B member 12 isoform X2, translating to MEGNKDEAQRCIDLAVQSLAEGKIDKAEKFLLKAEKLYPTENAKKLLARVKSTPGSGSNGKSRPAAAADEKDSGPRKRTNSDSRNTAPDYSNDQLEAVRKIKKCKDYYEVLGVSKTATDSEIKKAYKKLALQLHPDKNKAPGAVEAFKALGNAVGVLTDAEKRKSYDLYGINETSNGHSHNNGGGNHGHGQYYNEYGYSRGFQADISAEELFNMFFNGGFPQQNGYMRQQRRQRQQREDREGNNSSALINLLPILLLVGLSMISSFFISDPMYSLTPSHKYSVKRETNGLKVPYYVKENFYSEYQGSVARLEESVEEDFVNHLKHSCSRERNYRDSMLAKARTFGDRDLYRKAQNINTPSCENLQKYLIT from the exons ATGGAAGGGAACAAGGACGAGGCACAGCGGTGCATTGATCTCGCAGTGCAGTCCCTGGCCGAGGGCAAAATCGACAAGGCGGAAAAGTTTCTGCTCAAAGCAGAGAAGCTCTATCCCACGGAGAATGCAAAGA AGCTACTGGCTAGAGTGAAGAGCACACCTGGCAGCGGCAGTAATGGCAAATCGCGACCAGCAGCCGCCGCCGATGAGAAGGACAGTGGACCCAGAAAGCGCACCAATTCGGACTCGCGTAACACCGCACCCGACTACTCCAACGATCAGCTAGAGGCTGTGCGAAAGATCAAAAA ATGCAAAGACTATTACGAGGTCTTGGGCGTCAGCAAGACCGCCACGGATTCGGAGATCAAGAAGGCTTACAAAAAGTTGGCCCTACAATTGCATCCCGACAAGAACAAGGCCCCTGGAGCCGTGGAGGCCTTCAAGGCCCTCGGCAATGCTGTTGGCGTCCTTACCGATGCGGAAAAGCGCAAGAGCTATGATCTTTATGGCATAAACGAGACAAGCAATGGACATAGTCACAACAATGGAGGCGGAAACCATGGACATGGACAGTACTACAATGAATACGGATATTCGCGCGGTTTCCAGGCCGACATCAGTGCGGAAGAGCTGTTCAATATGTTCTTCAATGGCGGTTTTCCACAGCAGAATGGGTATATGCGACAGCAACGGCGCCAACGGCAGCAGCGTGAGGATCGCGAG GGAAACAATTCATCGGCTTTAATCAATTTGTTGCCCATCTTGCTGCTCGTTGGCCTGTCCATGATTTCGTCCTTCTTTATCTCTGATCCTATGTACAGCTTGACGCCCTCGCA TAAATACTCGGTGAAGCGTGAGACGAACGGCCTGAAGGTTCCTTACTATGTGAAGGAGAATTTCTATTCAGAGTATCAGGGATCTGTGGCGCGACTGGAGGAGTCTGTTGAGGAGGACTTTGTCAATCATCTCAAACACTCTTGCAGTCGTGAACGGAATTATC GTGACTCTATGCTGGCCAAGGCGCGTACGTTTGGCGATCGGGACCTGTATCGCAAGGCGCAGAATATCAATACGCCTTCATGCGAGAATCTGCAAAAGTATTTAATCACATAA
- the LOC108156926 gene encoding huntingtin-interacting protein K, which translates to MTEAEQEVEVNGTEAEDEGQEEQDTKQKKQTRHDGGAADLERVTDYAEEKEISAANISSAVAQFGNQRNKENELRVAKEKELQMVQVKKEDIELIMNELLVSKAHAEKVLREQSGDVVAALEAIISN; encoded by the exons ATGACGGAAGCTGAACAGGAGGTGGAGGTGAATGGCACCGAGGCGGAGGATGAGGGGCAGGAAGAGCAGGacacaaaacaaaagaaacaaacGCGTCACGACGGCGGCGCTGCGGATTTGGAACGTGTTACGGACTATGCGGAGGAAAAGGAGATCTCTGCAGCAAATATATCCAGT GCGGTGGCACAGTTCGGCAATCAGCGAAACAAAGAGAACGAGCTGCGTGTCGCCAAGGAAAAGGAGCTGCAAATGGTCCAAGTGAAAAAGGAAGACATCGAACTGATT ATGAACGAGCTGCTGGTTAGCAAAGCGCATGCCGAAAAGGTTCTACGGGAGCAGAGCGGCGATGTTGTTGCCGCCCTGGAGGCCATCATCAGCAATTGA